Genomic window (Rathayibacter sp. VKM Ac-2760):
TCCTCGCACACGCCCTACCCGAGCGTCGCCATCGCCGCCGCCGAGATGGTCGCCCGCGGCGACGCCGACCGCGCGATCCTGATCTGCGGCACCGGACTCGGCGTCGCGATCGCCGCGAACAAGGTCGCCGGCATCCGCGCCGTCACCGCGCACGACTCGTTCTCGGTCGAGCGCTCGATCCTCTCGAACGACGCGCAGGTGCTCTGCATGGGCCAGCGCGTCGTCGGCATCGAGCTGGCCCGCCGCCTCGCGAAGGAGTGGCTCGGCTACGAGTTCGACACCTCCTCCGCCTCCGCCGAGAAGGTGCGCGTGATCGAGGCCTACGAGGCCGGCCACCCGGTCGAGGACGACGCCGCCACGGTCGGCTCGTGCTGAGCCGCGCCGCCGGGGACGCCCCGGCGTTCACCGTCGGCGTGAGCCTCAAGATGTACTTCGGCCACGAGCGGACGCTCGCGTGGATGCGCCGCATCGCCGAGATCGCGCGGACGCACGAGGCGGTCGCCTCCGGGGCCGTCGAGCTGTTCGTCGTGCCGACCTTCCCCGCACTGGTGCCGGTCGGCGCCCTCGCGGCGGAGGCCGGAGTCGCCCTCGGCGCGCAGGACCTGTACTGGGAGGACGCGGGAGCGTTCACCGGCGAGGTCAGCGGCGCGGAGCTGCGGGAGATCGGCTGCCGGCTGGTCGAGATCGGCCACGCCGAGCGGCGCGCGCTCTTCGGCGACGACGACGAGCGGGTCCGCGCGAAGGTCGCGGCGGCTTTCCGCAACGACCTCGTGCCGCTGCTCTGCGTCGGCGAGACCGAGCGCGGCTCCGTCGACGACGCCGTCGCCGTGGTGCTCGCGCAGATCGACTCCGCCCTGGCGGACGCGGTCGAGGCCGGCGCCGACGGCCCGATCCTCGCCGCCTACGAGCCGGTCTGGGCGATCGGCGCCCCCGAGCCCGCCGAGCCCGCGTTCATCGCGGGCGTGGTCACGGCTCTGGAGGCGGCGCTCGCGCAGCTCCCCGGCCGCGCCGGCAGCCGCGTCATCTACGGCGGCAGCGCCGGGCCGGGACTGCTGACCGCGCTCGAGGGGCGGGTGCCCGGGCTCTTCCTCGGCCGCTTCGCGCACGACCCGGAGGCGGTCGGCGCGATCCTCGACGAGGCGCTCGCGCTCGCCCGCGCCGGCGCGGAGGTGCGGCCGTGAGCGGGATCGGGCTGAGCAGCTACGCCTTCTTCTGGCGCTCCTCCGATCGCGTGCCCGAGCCGCTCGGCATCGAGGACATGGTCCGCGAGACCGCCGCGCTCGGCGTCGGCCTGCTGCAGCTGTGCGACGTGCCGGCGCTGGAGGACTGCTCGGACGAGCAGCTCGCCGCCCTGCGCGAGCTCGCCGCGGCCGAGGGCGTCGCCCTCGAGCTCGGCACCCGCGGGACGGATCCGGAGCACCTGCGCCGCTGGCTCCGCCTGGCCCGCGCGCTCGACGTCGTGCTGCTGCGCAGCATGTGGACGTCGGGGGAGGACCGGCCCGACCGCGCCGAGACGCTGCGGCGCCTCGGCGAGATCGCCCCCGAGCTGGAGGAGGCCGGCGTCACGCTGGCCCTGGAGACCTACGAGCAGGTGAGCACGGCGGAGCTCGTCGACGTGATCGCGACGCTCGATCACCCGCGGATCCGGATCTGCCTCGACCCGGCGAACACCGTCGCGAACCTCGAGCTGCCGGCCGACGTCACCGCCCGCTGCGCCCCCTACGTCGCCAACTGGCACGTCAAGGACTTCGACTTCAGCCGCAACCCCGGCTGGGTCGGCTTCGTCTACACCGGCACCGCGCTCGGCGACGGCCGCCTCGACTACGACGGCATGCTCGCCCTGCTGCAGCCCGAGGCGCGCGGCATCTCCCAGATCATCGAGTTCTGGCTCCCCTGGCAGGACACCGTCCCGGCCGAGGAGCAGGCGCTCGTCACCACCCGGCTCGAAGCCGAGTGGGTCACCACCACCCTCGACCAGCTCAGGAGAAGGAACCCATGACCGACACCACCGCCACCCCCGCCGCGGGCACCGCCGCCTCCGCCCTCACCGTCGCCGTCATCGGCGCCGGCGGCAAGATGGGCATGCGCGTCTCGAACAACCTGCAGAAGTCCGACTACAACGCCCTCTACAGCGAGGCCTCTCCCGCCGGCCAGGAGCGCACCCGCGAGGCGGGCCGCGAGATCACCGCGACCGCCGACGCCGTGAAGGACGCCGACGTCGTCATCCTCGCCGTCCCGGACGTCGTGCTCGGCGCCGTGTCGGAGGACGTCATCCCGCAGATGAAGTCGGGCGCGATCATCCTCACCCTCGACCCGGCCGCGGCCTACGCGGGCCTGCTCGCGAAGCGCGAGGACATCCACTACGCGGTGGCGCACCCGTGCCACCCGTCGGTGTTCCTCGAGCGCACGACGCCGGAGGAGTGGGCCGACACGTTCGGCGGCATCGCCGCCCCGCAGGAGGTCGTCGCGGCCCTCGAGGACGCGGACGACGACGTGCGGGCGATCGCGGAGAAGGTCATCTCGACCATCTACGCGCCCGTGATCGCCGTGCACTGGGTGACCGTCAAGCAGCTCGCCGTGCTCGAGCCGACCCTCGTCGAGACCATCGCCTGCATGATCGGCGAGTTCCTCAAGGAGGCGCTGGAGGAGACCGTCAACGGCGTCGGCGTGCCCTACGAGGCCGCGCGCGCGATGCTCTACGGCCA
Coding sequences:
- a CDS encoding phosphogluconate dehydrogenase C-terminal domain-containing protein gives rise to the protein MTDTTATPAAGTAASALTVAVIGAGGKMGMRVSNNLQKSDYNALYSEASPAGQERTREAGREITATADAVKDADVVILAVPDVVLGAVSEDVIPQMKSGAIILTLDPAAAYAGLLAKREDIHYAVAHPCHPSVFLERTTPEEWADTFGGIAAPQEVVAALEDADDDVRAIAEKVISTIYAPVIAVHWVTVKQLAVLEPTLVETIACMIGEFLKEALEETVNGVGVPYEAARAMLYGHTWIALTNGLRGSNPFSEACHIAMGYGREALIKDDWKKIFDDSELDSVIAKMLKIDAVKR
- a CDS encoding triose-phosphate isomerase family protein; this encodes MLSRAAGDAPAFTVGVSLKMYFGHERTLAWMRRIAEIARTHEAVASGAVELFVVPTFPALVPVGALAAEAGVALGAQDLYWEDAGAFTGEVSGAELREIGCRLVEIGHAERRALFGDDDERVRAKVAAAFRNDLVPLLCVGETERGSVDDAVAVVLAQIDSALADAVEAGADGPILAAYEPVWAIGAPEPAEPAFIAGVVTALEAALAQLPGRAGSRVIYGGSAGPGLLTALEGRVPGLFLGRFAHDPEAVGAILDEALALARAGAEVRP
- a CDS encoding sugar phosphate isomerase/epimerase family protein, whose product is MSGIGLSSYAFFWRSSDRVPEPLGIEDMVRETAALGVGLLQLCDVPALEDCSDEQLAALRELAAAEGVALELGTRGTDPEHLRRWLRLARALDVVLLRSMWTSGEDRPDRAETLRRLGEIAPELEEAGVTLALETYEQVSTAELVDVIATLDHPRIRICLDPANTVANLELPADVTARCAPYVANWHVKDFDFSRNPGWVGFVYTGTALGDGRLDYDGMLALLQPEARGISQIIEFWLPWQDTVPAEEQALVTTRLEAEWVTTTLDQLRRRNP
- a CDS encoding ribose-5-phosphate isomerase, translated to MSAPFRLVIGSDDAGFDYKEIVKADLENDSRVASVVDVGVDASSHTPYPSVAIAAAEMVARGDADRAILICGTGLGVAIAANKVAGIRAVTAHDSFSVERSILSNDAQVLCMGQRVVGIELARRLAKEWLGYEFDTSSASAEKVRVIEAYEAGHPVEDDAATVGSC